A single Scleropages formosus chromosome 4, fSclFor1.1, whole genome shotgun sequence DNA region contains:
- the LOC108934105 gene encoding grpE protein homolog 2, mitochondrial-like isoform X1, which produces MAVMCVLLAGRHRNAVHRFIPVISENSRVLVGLYSRAAQQCSSDTYCHDNDCTDEPSHLVTVRALEVRASKLEEQVRNLTEKYNKALADVHTVRRRTQKFVEDAKLFGIQSFCRDLVEVADLLEKTAGGPEGEGAQGIPEELTEIRNRLQCIFAKHGLKKMDPVGCKYDPYDHEIVCHLVAEGAEPGTVAIVKQHGYKLHGRTIRHAHVGIALESQDH; this is translated from the exons ATGGCGgttatgtgtgttttgctggcCGGAAGACATCGGAACGCTGTTCACAGGTTTATACCGGTGATTTCGGAAAATAGCAG GGTTTTGGTTGGTCTCTACAGCAGGGCTGCGCAGCAGTGCAGTTCGGACACGTACTGCCATGACAACGACTGCACGGATGAGCCGAGCCATTTGGTGACTGTGAGAGCACTGGAGGTGCGAGCCAGTaagctggaggagcaggtcCGGAATCTCACT GAAAAGTACAACAAAGCTTTGGCTGACGTACACACCGTTCGTAGGAGGACCCAAAAGTTTGTTGAGGATGCCAAGCTGTTTG GGATCCAGAGTTTCTGTCGGGACCTAGTGGAGGTGGCCGACCTTCTGGAGAAGACTGCAGGTGGTCCGGAGGGCGAGGGAGCACAGGGGATACCAGAAGAGCTCACAGAGATACGGAACCGGCTACAGTGTATTTTTGCCAAACACGGCCTGAAGAAGATGGATCCTGTGGGCTGCAAATATGACCCTTATGACCACGAGATTGTCTGCCACCTGGTAGCTGAGGGTGCAGAGCCCGGCACCGTAGCCATTGTTAAGCAGCATGGATACAAATTGCATGGGCGCACAATCCGccacgcccacgtgggcattgcCTTGGAAAGCCAGGACCATTGA
- the LOC108934105 gene encoding grpE protein homolog 2, mitochondrial-like isoform X2, producing the protein MAVMCVLLAGRHRNAVHRFIPVISENSRVLVGLYSRAAQQCSSDTYCHDNDCTDEPSHLVTVRALEEKYNKALADVHTVRRRTQKFVEDAKLFGIQSFCRDLVEVADLLEKTAGGPEGEGAQGIPEELTEIRNRLQCIFAKHGLKKMDPVGCKYDPYDHEIVCHLVAEGAEPGTVAIVKQHGYKLHGRTIRHAHVGIALESQDH; encoded by the exons ATGGCGgttatgtgtgttttgctggcCGGAAGACATCGGAACGCTGTTCACAGGTTTATACCGGTGATTTCGGAAAATAGCAG GGTTTTGGTTGGTCTCTACAGCAGGGCTGCGCAGCAGTGCAGTTCGGACACGTACTGCCATGACAACGACTGCACGGATGAGCCGAGCCATTTGGTGACTGTGAGAGCACTGGAG GAAAAGTACAACAAAGCTTTGGCTGACGTACACACCGTTCGTAGGAGGACCCAAAAGTTTGTTGAGGATGCCAAGCTGTTTG GGATCCAGAGTTTCTGTCGGGACCTAGTGGAGGTGGCCGACCTTCTGGAGAAGACTGCAGGTGGTCCGGAGGGCGAGGGAGCACAGGGGATACCAGAAGAGCTCACAGAGATACGGAACCGGCTACAGTGTATTTTTGCCAAACACGGCCTGAAGAAGATGGATCCTGTGGGCTGCAAATATGACCCTTATGACCACGAGATTGTCTGCCACCTGGTAGCTGAGGGTGCAGAGCCCGGCACCGTAGCCATTGTTAAGCAGCATGGATACAAATTGCATGGGCGCACAATCCGccacgcccacgtgggcattgcCTTGGAAAGCCAGGACCATTGA
- the LOC108934258 gene encoding forkhead box protein I1-like, which produces MTSADPQGQPPHLYIPRFSGRGLESPEFSLSDDRFRTSPPLPGPQRITPSTHDLGDYAYSFTNPYLQFRGSGLNAVQRLNEAPAAGSLFFSHYNLQKPYLGTLGTEGMEAEASWLSLPLQEDLAKLVRPPYSFSALIAMAIHRAPNQRLTLSQIYQYVAENFPFYGKSKAGWQNSIRHNLSLNECFKKIPRDKDEPGKGNYWILDPNCEKMLDNGNFRRKRKRKSDPTSRDGAPGPLKSGEGSLEPIDVASGSSTVPERRRSPSPIPSGESPCLSSFLSEMSELAAGLADMGGDLLSPLVESSQTEVYDSYSANSAWSQWSGPRPQPSEFLSSPPQSMPVYSDSSIDRSSNRFDLEVRGAGLLCHQEGTQV; this is translated from the exons ATGACTTCAGCTGACCCACAGGGCCAGCCACCTCACCTTTACATCCCGCGGTTCTCCGGCCGAGGGCTCGAGAGCCCAGAATTCAGCCTGAGCGATGACCGCTTCCGCACCTCACCTCCTCTGCCTGGCCCCCAGCGGATCACCCCTTCTACTCACGACCTCGGGGACTACGCCTACAGCTTCACGAACCCATACCTGCAGTTCAGGGGCTCTGGACTGAACGCGGTTCAGCGCCTTAACGAAGCCCCCGCAGCAGGCAGCCTCTTCTTCTCCCACTACAATCTGCAGAAGCCCTATCTGGGCACCCTTGGGACCGAGGGCATGGAGGCAGAAGCAAGCTGGTTGTCTCTACCGCTGCAGGAAGATCTGGCGAAGCTGGTCAGACCTCCCTACTCCTTCTCCGCACTGATCGCCATGGCGATACACAGAGCGCCCAACCAACGGCTCACTCTCAGTCAGATCTACCAGTATGTGGCCGAAAATTTCCCCTTCTACGGCAAGAGCAAGGCGGGCTGGCAGAACTCCATCCGGCACAACCTCTCGCTGAACGAATGCTTCAAGAAGATACCGCGGGACAAGGACGAACCAG GAAAGGGTAACTACTGGATCCTTGATCCCAACTGCGAAAAAATGTTAGACAACGGCAATTTCCGGcgcaagaggaagaggaagtcAGACCCTACAAGTAGGGACGGGGCACCAGGGCCCCTCAAGAGCGGCGAAGGGAGCCTCGAACCCATCGACGTTGCGTCCGGCAGCTCCACGGTACCCGAGAGGAGGAGAAGCCCCTCTCCCATTCCCTCGGGGGAATCTCCCTGTCTGAGCAGCTTTCTGTCAGAGATGTCGGAGTTGGCCGCAGGGCTGGCGGACATGGGCGGGGACCTTCTCAGCCCCTTGGTGGAGAGCTCGCAGACTGAGGTGTACGACTCCTACTCCGCAAATAGCGCGTGGTCACAGTGGTCGGGCCCCAGGCCTCAGCCTTCCGAGTTCCTTTCCTCGCCACCTCAGTCCATGCCAGTATACAGTGACTCATCTATCGACCGGTCGAGCAACCGGTTTGATCTGGAGGTGAGGGGCGCCGGGCTGCTCTGCCATCAAGAGGGCACACAAGTTTAG